The Natronosporangium hydrolyticum nucleotide sequence ACTCTCAAGCTGTTTGAGGTATGCCGGCATCGGCGGATCCCGGTCGTCACCTTCATCAACAAGTGGGATCGGCCCGGCCTGGAGCCGCTGGCGCTGCTGGACGAGATCGAGACCCGGATCGGGCTGCGGCCGACACCGTTGACCTGGCCGATCGGCCTCGCCGGGCAGTTCCACGGGGTGGTCGACCGACGCACCGGCACAGCCATCCACTTTGAACGGGCACCGGGCGGCGCCACCGCCGCCACCGAGCAGGAGCTGACCACCGACGAGGCCGCCCGCCGGTTCGGCGAGGACTGGCAACGCGCCGTCGAGGAGCTGGAACTGCTCGACCTCAGCGACGCCGACCATGATCAGGCCACCTTCACCGCCGCGACAACCACCCCGGTGCTCTTCGGCGCCGCCGTCGCCAACCTCGGGGTACGCCAACTGCTGGACACGCTGGTGGAGCTCGCGCCGGCGCCCGGCCCCCGCCCGGACGTCGCCGGTGAGCCGCGGCCGGTGGCGGCGCCGTTCGCCGGATTCGTCTTCAAGATCCAGGCGAACATGGACCCGGCTCACCGCGACCAGGTCGCGTTCGTCCGGGTCTGCTCGGGGCGCTTCGAGCGGGGTGCGCAGGTCACGAACGGCGCGACCGGCCGGCCATTCGCCACCAAGTACGCCCAGCAGCTGTTCGGCCGGGAACGCGACACCGCCGACTACGCCTACCCGGGTGACGTGGTGGGGCTGGTCAACGCCACCGCGCTGGGCATCGGCGACACCCTCTACAGTGATCGGCCGGTGGAGTTCCCGCCGCTGCCGTCGTTCGCGCCGGAGCATTTCGCGACGATCCAGACCAGCGACACCTCGAAGTTCAAGCGGTTCCGGCGGGGCGTAGCCCAGCTGGACGCCGAGGGCATCGTGCAGGTGCTGCGATCGGAGGCTCGGGGCGACGCCGCCCCGGTGCTCGCCGCGGTCGGTCCAATGCAGTTCGAGGTCGCCACCCACCGGTTGGCGGCCGAGTTCGGCGTACCCACCACTGTGGACCATCTACCTTACCAGTATGTCCGCCGTACCGATCCGGCTGGGCAGGAGGCGCTGAGCCGGGTCCGCGGCATCGAGGTGCTCACCCGGGTACGCGACGGGGCGCTGCTGGCGCTCTTCCCGAACCGGTGGCGGCTGGACATGATCGCTCGGGAGAATCCCACGGTACGGCTGGACCCGCTACTCGCCGACGCCGACGACCGGTGACGGGTGACCGGTGACGGGTGACCGGTGACGGGTGACCGGTGACGGGTGACCGGTGACGGGTTCGACAGATTCGGCAGCCGACCTCGGCCGGTCTGCGCAAGCGGCTGGGCGGGAGTGCGTACGCTATGGGCTGACCTTGGCGGATTGCGGACCAGGCGACGCCGGGTGTGACGGTTCTGGCCTCCATCTGGGTTGTATGCCTGGTTGAGGAGGTACCGGCTTGTCCAACCAGTTTGTGCACCTGCACGTACACACCGAGTTCTCGATCCTCGACGGTGCGGCGCGGATCAACGACATGATGACCGAGGTGCAGCGGCTGGGGATGCCGGCGGTGGCGATCACCGACCACGGCAACATGCACGGGGCCAACGCCTTCTACAAAGCCGCCACCGCCGCCGGGGTCACCCCGGTGATCGGCATTGAGGCGTACCTCGCCCCGGACTCCCGGTTCCACAAGAAGCCGGTGCGTTGGGGGCGGCCGGAGCAGAAGGACGACGACGTCTCCGGCGGTGGCCGTTACACCCACGCCACCCTGTGGGCGACGAACAAAACCGGCCTGCACAACCTCTTCGCGCTGACCTCCCGGGCGTCGCTGGAGGGCCAGTACGGCAAGCCGCGGATGGACGCCGAACTGCTCTCCGAGTACGCGGGTGGGCTGGTGGCGACCACCGGCTGCCCCTCCGGGGAGGTGCAGACCCGGCTGCGGCTGGGCCAGGAGGAGGAGGCCCTCGCCGCCGCCGCCCGCTACCAGGACATCTTCGGCAAGGAAAACTACTTCCTGGAGCTGATGGACCACGGCCTGGATATCGAGACCCGGGTCCGCTCCGGGTTGCTCGACATCTCCCGCAAGCTCGGCATCCCGCCGGTGGTCACCAACGACTCCCACTACACCCAGGAAGACCAGGCCAGCGCCCACGACGCGCTGCTCTGCGTGCAGACCAACGCCCGGATCACCGACACCAAACGGATGCGCTTCGGCGGCTCCGGCTACTACCTGAAGTCGCCCGCCGAGATGTACGGCGTCGACGGCTCCGACGCCTGGCTGGAGGGGTGCCGCAACACCCTGGTGATCGCCGAGCGGGTCGAGACCGAGGGGATGTTCGCCTACCACGACCTGATGCCCCGGTTCCCCACCCCGGAGGGTGAGACCGAGGAGAGCCTGTTCACCAAGGAGGTCTGGGCGGGGATGGCCCGCCGTTACCCCGGCGGCATCCCGGAGGACCGGCGGGCCCAGTGCCAGTACGAGGTCGAGGTCATCAGCTCGATGGGGTTCCCCGCCTACTTCCTGGTGGTGGCCGACTTCATCCGGTGGTCGCGGGAGAACGACATCTCGGTCGGCCCCGGCCGCGGCTCCGCCGCCGGCAGCATCGTCGCCTACGCGCTGGGCATCACCGACCTGGACCCGCTCACCCACGGTCTGATCTTCGAGCGGTTCATCAACCCGGAGCGGGTCGAGCGCCCCGACATCGATGTCGACTTCGACGAGCGTGGGCGGGCCGCGGTGATCCGCTACGTCACCGAGAAGTACGGCGACGACCGGGTGGCCCAGATCGCCACCTACGGCACGATCAAGGCGAAGGCCGCGATCAAGGACGCCTCCCGGGTGCTCGGCTACCCGTACGCGCTCGGCGACCGGATCACCAAGGCGATGCCGCCGGCGGTGATGGGTAAAGACATCCCGCTCTCGGCGGTCACCGACTCCGGCCACCCCCGTTACCACGAGGCGACCGAGGTCCGGGCGCTGGTCGACTCCGAGCCCGACGTCGCCAAGGTCTTCGACATCGCCCGCGGCCTGGAGGGGCTGGTCCGGCAGACCGGGGTGCACGCCGCCGGGGTCATCATGTCCGCGGAGCCGCTGATCGAACACATCCCGCTGATGAAGCGGGAAGACGACGGCGCCATCATCACCCAGTTCGACTACCCCACCTGTGAGTCGCTCGGACTCATCAAGATGGACTTCCTGGGGCTGCGTAACCTGACCATCCTCGCCGAAGGTCTGCGTAACGTCGAACGCAGCACCGGCCGCAGGATCGACCTGGATTCGCTGGGCCTCGACGACCGCCCCACCTACGAGCTACTCGGCCGCGGGGAGACGCTCGGGGTCTTCCAGCTCGACGGCGGCCCGATGCGGTCACTGCTGAAGATGATGCGGCCGGACAACTTCGAGGACATCTCGGCCGCCATCGCGCTCTACCGGCCCGGCCCGATGGGCGCCAACAGCCACATCAACTACGCGCTGCGCAAGACCGGCCAGCAGGAAGTGGTGCCGATCCACCCGCACCTCGCCGAGGCGCTGGAGGAGGTGCTCGGCCCCACCCACGGCCTGATCGTCTATCAGGAGCAGGTGATGGCGATCGCGCAGAAGTTGGCCGGCTACACCATGGGGCAAGCCGACAACCTGCGTAAGGCCATGGGCAAGAAGAAAAAAGACGTGCTCGACAAGCAGGTCGTCTTCTTCCGGGACGGGATGCGGGAACGCGGCTTCTCCGACGAGTCGATCCAGACCCTGTGGGACATCCTGCTGCCCTTCGCCGACTACGCCTTCAACAAGGCCCACTCGGCCGCGTACGGCCTGATCGCGTACTGGACCGCCTACCTGAAGGCCAACTATCCGGCCGAATACATGGCGGCGCTGCTCACCTCGGTCAGCGACGACAAGGACCGGATGGCGCTCTATCTCGGCGAATGCCGCCGGATGGGGGTGAAGGTGCTGCCCCCCGACGTCAACGAGTCAGAGGGTCCGTTCAAACCGGTCGACGGCAACATCCGGTTCGGCCTGCACGCGGTCCGTAACGTCGGCACCAACGTGG carries:
- the dnaE gene encoding DNA polymerase III subunit alpha, translating into MSNQFVHLHVHTEFSILDGAARINDMMTEVQRLGMPAVAITDHGNMHGANAFYKAATAAGVTPVIGIEAYLAPDSRFHKKPVRWGRPEQKDDDVSGGGRYTHATLWATNKTGLHNLFALTSRASLEGQYGKPRMDAELLSEYAGGLVATTGCPSGEVQTRLRLGQEEEALAAAARYQDIFGKENYFLELMDHGLDIETRVRSGLLDISRKLGIPPVVTNDSHYTQEDQASAHDALLCVQTNARITDTKRMRFGGSGYYLKSPAEMYGVDGSDAWLEGCRNTLVIAERVETEGMFAYHDLMPRFPTPEGETEESLFTKEVWAGMARRYPGGIPEDRRAQCQYEVEVISSMGFPAYFLVVADFIRWSRENDISVGPGRGSAAGSIVAYALGITDLDPLTHGLIFERFINPERVERPDIDVDFDERGRAAVIRYVTEKYGDDRVAQIATYGTIKAKAAIKDASRVLGYPYALGDRITKAMPPAVMGKDIPLSAVTDSGHPRYHEATEVRALVDSEPDVAKVFDIARGLEGLVRQTGVHAAGVIMSAEPLIEHIPLMKREDDGAIITQFDYPTCESLGLIKMDFLGLRNLTILAEGLRNVERSTGRRIDLDSLGLDDRPTYELLGRGETLGVFQLDGGPMRSLLKMMRPDNFEDISAAIALYRPGPMGANSHINYALRKTGQQEVVPIHPHLAEALEEVLGPTHGLIVYQEQVMAIAQKLAGYTMGQADNLRKAMGKKKKDVLDKQVVFFRDGMRERGFSDESIQTLWDILLPFADYAFNKAHSAAYGLIAYWTAYLKANYPAEYMAALLTSVSDDKDRMALYLGECRRMGVKVLPPDVNESEGPFKPVDGNIRFGLHAVRNVGTNVVRSIIETRKAKEAFTSFADFLAKGELVVCNKRTIESLIKAGAFDSLGHTRRGLVEVHEAAVEDAHHIKRREAEGQFSLFDDLVQADEPAAGLTLTVPEHEWESKTLLDFEREMLGLYVSSHPLAGAEHLLRRNCEQAITQIEDDELPDGAHVTLAGMIVGLNRRVTKQGKLWASASLEDLDGAIEVLFFPSTYDAVSDQLADDLVVALKGKVNRRDSGSVSVVAHDLAVLDTSAVAAAGGRPVTIRMKDSAVTEGAVERLREVLVQHQGDTEVRLELRYTGNRQPELLKLPRYRVQVSPALMADLKALVGSGSVL
- a CDS encoding peptide chain release factor 3; the protein is MTAPGQANIQAEAARRRTFAVISHPDAGKSTITEALALHARVIGQAGAVHGKGGRRGVVSDWMAMEQTRGISITSAALQFAYRDVVVNLLDTPGHADFSEDTYRVLTAVDCAVMLLDAAKGLEPQTLKLFEVCRHRRIPVVTFINKWDRPGLEPLALLDEIETRIGLRPTPLTWPIGLAGQFHGVVDRRTGTAIHFERAPGGATAATEQELTTDEAARRFGEDWQRAVEELELLDLSDADHDQATFTAATTTPVLFGAAVANLGVRQLLDTLVELAPAPGPRPDVAGEPRPVAAPFAGFVFKIQANMDPAHRDQVAFVRVCSGRFERGAQVTNGATGRPFATKYAQQLFGRERDTADYAYPGDVVGLVNATALGIGDTLYSDRPVEFPPLPSFAPEHFATIQTSDTSKFKRFRRGVAQLDAEGIVQVLRSEARGDAAPVLAAVGPMQFEVATHRLAAEFGVPTTVDHLPYQYVRRTDPAGQEALSRVRGIEVLTRVRDGALLALFPNRWRLDMIARENPTVRLDPLLADADDR